The following DNA comes from Ignavibacteria bacterium.
GAAATATTCCTGTAAGGGTAAACTAAATGCATGTAAGGCTTTTACATAAATACCTCCTGCTGCTGGCAGCAGGGGGTATGATGTTTTTTGCTGCATCTGATTTATTTGGTGCAAATGCTATTTTACAGGCTGGTGATTCATTGCTTGTAAATGGTTTTATTACTGATGCTGAAGATAATGAACCGCTTTCCAACGTTCTGGTAAAGCTGAAAAATATCAGCGGCAGCGTTTTTACAAATACTTCAGGTGAATTCAGCCTGAGTGTTTCATCACCGGGTAATTATTCAATCGAGCTTTCACTTGCTGGATTTAAAACCATTTCTACTGAGATCAATATCTCACCCGGCAGCGGCAATATATTTTATTTCCGTATGTTCCCGCTCGGATTTTCTACTGAAGTAATAACAGTTACCGATGACCACCCGCGCTCAAAATACGATAACCTGCTGGAGCTTTCTGCAGTGCTTAAAGAAAAAGAACTTATGAGGGATCTTGGCCAAACTCTTGCGCTTACGCTTAAAAATCAAACCGGAATTTCAATTCGCTCTATGGGACCCGCACCATCTCGTCCTGTTTACAGGGGGTTAAGCGGGGATAGAGTCATGGTCACCGAAGACGGCATAAAAACCGTTGACCTTTCAGCAACTTCACCTGATCACTCAGTAACTGTTGAACCGTTCACAATTGAACGAATTGAAGTTCAGCGCGGACCCAAGATACTGATGAAAACACCTTCTGCAATTGGCGGGGTTATAAATGTTATCAGGTATGAAATACCGCACTTTGTGCCCTCGCAAATTCATCTTAAGATGGGCGGATTCGGTGAAACATCAAACTCCGGTTACTTAGGCTCAGGTGTAATGGAGCTGCCTTATAAAAGCTTCGCTGCAAGATTTGAAGGTAGTTACAGAAGGACAGGCGATCTTAAAACTCTCGAAGGCAAACTGAAAAATTCCGATATTAAAACCATTAATCTTGCCGGGGGAATAAGCTTTGTAAAACCGTGGGGATTCACAGGTATTTCAATCCGCGAATATCAGACAGATTACGGCATTCCAGGCGGTTTTGTCGGAGCGCATCCCAACGGAGTCGATATTTCAATGCTGAAAAGGCAGTACAGCTTTAAGCTTCATTATAAAGTTGAATCAAAATTTCTCGATCATATTGATCTTGATCTTGCCCGTACATATTACAAACATACTGAATATGAACGCGCCGATATTATCGGCGCAGAGTTCAGGATATTGAACTATAACGGTTACCTGAACTTTATTCATAATAAAACCGGGTTATTCACCCGCGGCACCTTTGGTGCATCAATTGATCACCGTGATTTCAATATCGGCGGCTTCGTTTTTTCGCCGCCTACTAAGTCTTTTAATGCCGCAATTTATTTAAGCGAAGAGCTCCGCGCTTCTGAAAAATTAAGCATAGAGCTTGCCGCAAGATATGACAGGAACAACATCGATCCTAAGCAGGTGACGCAGCTTGCCAATCTTGATTCAGTTTTTGCACGCAGATTTAATACTTTCGCTGTATCGTTTTCGGGGATTTACAGCTTTTCGAAATATCTTAATTCAGGTGTAAGCATCAGCCGCTCCTCCCGTGTGCCAACAATTGAAGAGTTGTATTCCGATGGTCCGCATCTTGCGGCTTATTCATATGAGATCGGCAATCCTGCACTGGAGCCTGAAACAGCGCTTGGTACAGAACTTTTCATTTATTATAAGGATGAAACAAAATACGCAATGCTAACAGCTTTTTATAATGATATTAACGGCTACATTATCCCCCGGAATACAGGAAAGATAAATGTTGCTACACTGCTTCCCGTTTATCAAACAACAGGTGTAAATGCATTGCTCGCGGGATTCGAAGCACAGCTTGAGCTTAAGCTCAGCAAGAAATTTGAGTTTACTTCATCGCTCTGTTACACCTACGGCCAGATCAAAAATACTTCAACACCGCTGCCGCAGATTCCGCCAATGAAAGGGGAGAGCGAATTAAATTACAACACAGGAAATTTTTCATTCGGCGTAAGCTCTGAATATGCATCAAGCCAGCAAAGGCTTGATGACTTTGAAGAACGGACTGCAGGTTATATAATATTCGGGGCATTCGGGCAATACACCTTGCAAAGCGGTAAGCTTACGCACAGTATTTCTTTAAATGCGGAAAATTTAACTAACCGGATTTACCGTAACCATCTATCCCGCATAAAATCCATCCTGCCTGAACCCGGCTTCAATCTCCGCTTAACCTATAAGTTATTTTTTTCATCCTGAGCGCAGCGAAGGATCCAGACGTCCATCTGCAAAACATGCTTAATTATCACATAACAATATGTCTTAAAGAAATAATCCACTGGACTTCAACCTTCATCTTATATATAAATTAATTTTGTCATCCTGAGCGCAGCGAAGGATCCAGACGTCCATCAGAAAAAATACCCTCAATAGACACATTCCAAGAATCTCTAAGAAATAAAACACCAACTATGGCGATTTAAAATCTTCGTCTGGATCCTTCACTCACTTCGTTCGTTCAGGATGACAAAAACTAAATCTAGTGTCTCACGCACCCCTTTGGGCTGAAAGACTTGTTTCTAAGGGAGTGTAGTGTGGGGTCGTTTTTAAAGACTCCCCGAAGACTTAAAAGGAAATCACTCTCCCCCTGTAAGGTCGTAGAACTGTCGAAGACACGTGGGAGCTGGAGGGGGGTTTCAAACCGTTTGCCTTCAAAACGACCCCCCTCGGGCTGAAGCCCACTCCTCCTTGTTAAGGGGGAGATGATGTTTTTAAGTACCCTCCTTCACAAGGAGGGGATTTAGGCCGAAGGACTGCCACTGCATGTGGAGGTCTGAATAAATTATTTAAGTCCCCGCAGAGTCCTCCTTCGGTGAGACTCCGCGAATACTTAAACTCGTAACCTGCAACTTGTAACCTGCAATTTGTAACGTGGACACCAATCCGCAACCCGC
Coding sequences within:
- a CDS encoding TonB-dependent receptor, coding for MHVRLLHKYLLLLAAGGMMFFAASDLFGANAILQAGDSLLVNGFITDAEDNEPLSNVLVKLKNISGSVFTNTSGEFSLSVSSPGNYSIELSLAGFKTISTEINISPGSGNIFYFRMFPLGFSTEVITVTDDHPRSKYDNLLELSAVLKEKELMRDLGQTLALTLKNQTGISIRSMGPAPSRPVYRGLSGDRVMVTEDGIKTVDLSATSPDHSVTVEPFTIERIEVQRGPKILMKTPSAIGGVINVIRYEIPHFVPSQIHLKMGGFGETSNSGYLGSGVMELPYKSFAARFEGSYRRTGDLKTLEGKLKNSDIKTINLAGGISFVKPWGFTGISIREYQTDYGIPGGFVGAHPNGVDISMLKRQYSFKLHYKVESKFLDHIDLDLARTYYKHTEYERADIIGAEFRILNYNGYLNFIHNKTGLFTRGTFGASIDHRDFNIGGFVFSPPTKSFNAAIYLSEELRASEKLSIELAARYDRNNIDPKQVTQLANLDSVFARRFNTFAVSFSGIYSFSKYLNSGVSISRSSRVPTIEELYSDGPHLAAYSYEIGNPALEPETALGTELFIYYKDETKYAMLTAFYNDINGYIIPRNTGKINVATLLPVYQTTGVNALLAGFEAQLELKLSKKFEFTSSLCYTYGQIKNTSTPLPQIPPMKGESELNYNTGNFSFGVSSEYASSQQRLDDFEERTAGYIIFGAFGQYTLQSGKLTHSISLNAENLTNRIYRNHLSRIKSILPEPGFNLRLTYKLFFSS